The following coding sequences are from one Psychrobacter sp. AH5 window:
- the coq7 gene encoding 2-polyprenyl-3-methyl-6-methoxy-1,4-benzoquinone monooxygenase yields the protein MTARPLSKIDHLLLSVDKALRAIVPHSNPSARPLPVSSDEIPELSITESRHVAGLMRINHTGEVCAQGLYHGQAFAAKDDKVKQAMHQSAIEEVDHLVWCETRLDELGSHPSIFTPLWYGMSFGLGAVAGAISNEFSLGFVAETEAQVSEHLQDHIAQLPAQDNRTREILAQMDIEELHHRQLALDSGGAALSPPVRRSMRFMANCMKGAAYHV from the coding sequence ATGACAGCGCGACCTTTATCTAAGATTGATCATTTATTATTAAGTGTTGATAAAGCTTTGCGAGCTATAGTGCCGCATTCAAACCCTAGCGCACGTCCGCTACCTGTTAGCAGTGATGAGATCCCTGAGCTGAGCATCACTGAATCTAGGCATGTGGCTGGGCTTATGCGTATCAATCATACCGGAGAGGTTTGCGCGCAGGGGTTATATCATGGTCAGGCGTTTGCGGCAAAAGATGATAAGGTCAAGCAAGCGATGCATCAGTCGGCGATTGAAGAAGTCGATCATCTAGTCTGGTGCGAGACCCGCTTAGACGAGCTTGGGAGTCACCCTAGTATTTTTACTCCGCTATGGTATGGGATGTCCTTTGGCTTAGGAGCCGTGGCAGGCGCTATCTCTAATGAGTTCAGCTTAGGGTTTGTAGCTGAGACAGAAGCACAAGTCAGCGAGCATCTACAAGATCATATCGCCCAGCTGCCCGCTCAAGACAACCGTACGCGCGAGATACTAGCGCAAATGGATATTGAGGAGCTACATCATCGACAGCTTGCTTTAGACAGTGGCGGCGCCGCTTTATCACCACCGGTGCGCCGTAGTATGCGTTTTATGGCCAACTGTATGAAAGGCGCCGCTTATCACGTATAA
- a CDS encoding BamA/TamA family outer membrane protein gives MRSKPLLPNSSVKTTISTSSSRSLAASSSLMPYQLAAISRAPSARVNSGHAFARSALFNAVTSVLVGFTIASANAAETRFTETKPVTTSNTTAASTAATESTDDTVIDFDSDAKLDEALEALRLRKAFEQGEIDKSVLDDYSQQSKDKNNNASNNKGNKAEKSSNGLADPKDDNWDDDRDINHTERFESDLALQQQATAIQQQGYQMMTPEQIERELAALDADNNAFMDSAFDSSQNDNFDTSFNDNFNDNFDASFNDSVDSLASGDGFNAPIARLDSQQLPIGLDPKLDAAILPAPNNLETLNSEQTAQQRAETAEIMSRPIEVSDAVSSGRVDDSANILQNDNPEKILAAKSNSSVTGAGTNNTISTIAEAKQQASSDERLEEQNGELNPEDYLPDYQATSDTEAVAEGVTQASKPKALARNEGGIVKRLYNRFFNGGVAALPKVETTVYLQQAATTNSANRMPKLIKADEDIQPIDNIKAALDDTTVQSVADFTAALPRLRETALNAAKAVGYYDITLKLRQPDANSIDVIIEKLGEPVKVESRIVDVRGEGSEQEEFKALEKSALPAEGDVFNHRVYKNSKAAFEALSSTYGYFDEKWLNKSVDIILPDNTADISLVYDTGERYDFDEVVFFTYDEASNTLTRDPDKLPVELSLLRQLLNFEAGDPFYRPDVTKLSNDLSATRYFNTVNVESILPPDERSASSTLAFDNAPNAGENVADNELDNDVTNGSVNGNGSTMSGANRNSNTNNINNNLNPESRDSSGDGTAANGVSAEGINANSGAKVDAADIAPIEFQVDEETQGKLQAVKDKANRLSRLPNDRVLDEKKKKSENFLGKISDSISNIAQKIFPEEERVIDENFVPPTLANRITPEQVLVDKKVPLYVFVSADKPRDAQVGLGYGTDTGVRATAKIDYNLVNRKGYQAGAEVEASRISKNVTVYGSRPWKHPLNDKLEARLTYEEEVIDQGEGNFDLSTNTLKAALARNIRKESGWNKSYSLRYRLDELETGVDETKLEDLPVRFTSSKPTQQALLFGYGINKTSVNNSINPTSGYRQYYGIEAGSESLLSDTDLAIIRAGVSGIYSFGVDNKHQVLGSFNGGYIWADDFYEVPYKLRFFAGGDQSIRGYDYESLSPLENGYLTGGQVLAVGSAEYNYEFRPGFRGAVFTDVGNAYDKDFNTDTKVGVGVGIRWASPVGVVRVDVAAGVTEDSIPVRLHFFIGSPL, from the coding sequence ATGAGAAGTAAGCCCTTATTACCTAATTCATCCGTGAAGACTACGATATCAACGTCGTCAAGTCGCTCATTAGCCGCGTCATCATCTCTTATGCCTTATCAATTAGCGGCAATAAGTAGAGCACCGTCTGCTAGGGTTAACAGTGGTCATGCCTTTGCCCGCTCTGCGTTATTTAATGCGGTGACTAGTGTGTTAGTCGGTTTTACTATAGCGTCTGCTAATGCCGCTGAAACTAGATTTACTGAGACAAAGCCAGTTACTACCAGCAATACAACCGCGGCTAGCACGGCAGCTACAGAGTCTACTGATGACACTGTTATTGATTTTGACTCCGATGCGAAATTAGATGAGGCTTTAGAGGCGCTGCGTTTAAGAAAAGCTTTTGAACAAGGTGAGATTGATAAGTCGGTACTAGATGACTATAGCCAACAAAGTAAAGATAAAAACAATAATGCTAGCAATAATAAGGGTAATAAAGCGGAAAAAAGCAGCAATGGCTTAGCTGATCCAAAAGACGATAATTGGGATGATGATCGTGACATCAACCATACCGAGCGTTTTGAGAGTGATTTAGCTTTGCAGCAGCAAGCGACTGCCATTCAGCAGCAAGGCTATCAGATGATGACCCCTGAACAAATCGAGCGTGAACTTGCCGCCTTAGATGCTGATAATAATGCTTTTATGGATAGCGCTTTTGATAGTAGCCAAAATGATAATTTTGATACTAGTTTCAATGATAATTTTAACGATAACTTTGATGCCAGCTTTAATGACAGTGTCGATAGTTTAGCCAGTGGCGATGGCTTTAACGCACCTATAGCTCGCCTTGATAGCCAGCAATTACCGATAGGCTTAGACCCTAAGCTAGATGCCGCTATCTTGCCTGCGCCCAACAATCTTGAGACACTAAATAGTGAACAGACAGCGCAGCAGCGGGCTGAAACTGCAGAGATTATGTCGCGTCCTATTGAAGTCAGTGACGCGGTTAGCAGCGGTCGAGTCGATGATAGCGCCAATATTCTCCAAAACGATAATCCTGAAAAAATACTGGCCGCCAAGTCGAATAGCTCGGTCACTGGAGCTGGTACGAATAATACAATCAGTACTATTGCTGAAGCAAAGCAGCAAGCCAGTAGTGATGAGCGGTTAGAAGAGCAAAACGGCGAGCTTAACCCAGAGGATTATCTGCCTGATTATCAAGCTACAAGTGACACCGAAGCCGTTGCCGAAGGTGTGACTCAAGCTAGTAAGCCCAAAGCATTAGCTCGTAATGAGGGCGGCATTGTCAAAAGACTTTATAATCGTTTTTTCAATGGCGGCGTAGCTGCTCTACCTAAAGTAGAAACCACTGTTTATCTTCAACAAGCAGCGACTACTAATAGCGCCAATCGTATGCCAAAGCTAATAAAGGCCGACGAAGATATTCAGCCCATTGATAATATTAAAGCCGCTCTTGATGATACTACGGTACAGTCAGTCGCTGACTTTACCGCCGCTTTGCCGCGTTTGCGTGAAACTGCCCTTAATGCTGCAAAAGCGGTAGGCTACTATGATATTACCCTAAAGCTACGTCAGCCTGATGCCAATAGTATCGATGTGATTATCGAAAAGCTTGGCGAGCCAGTAAAAGTGGAGAGCCGGATTGTTGATGTGCGCGGTGAGGGTAGCGAACAAGAAGAGTTTAAGGCTTTAGAGAAGAGCGCTTTGCCAGCAGAAGGGGATGTGTTTAACCACCGAGTTTACAAAAACAGCAAGGCAGCTTTTGAAGCGCTAAGTAGTACTTATGGCTATTTTGATGAAAAATGGCTGAATAAATCTGTTGATATTATCTTGCCAGATAACACCGCTGATATCTCTTTAGTTTATGATACCGGTGAGCGCTACGATTTTGATGAGGTAGTGTTTTTTACTTATGATGAGGCTTCAAATACGCTCACGCGCGATCCTGATAAACTGCCAGTAGAGCTATCCTTGTTACGTCAGCTGCTTAATTTTGAAGCAGGCGATCCTTTTTATCGTCCTGATGTTACGAAGTTAAGTAACGATTTATCTGCGACACGCTATTTTAATACCGTAAACGTTGAGAGCATTTTGCCGCCTGATGAGCGTAGCGCTAGTAGTACTTTAGCTTTTGATAATGCCCCAAATGCTGGTGAAAACGTAGCAGATAATGAACTCGATAATGATGTTACTAATGGCAGCGTTAATGGCAATGGCTCTACCATGAGCGGTGCCAATCGTAATAGCAACACTAACAATATTAATAATAATTTAAACCCTGAAAGCAGAGATAGCAGTGGCGATGGGACTGCTGCGAATGGTGTTAGCGCAGAGGGCATTAACGCTAATAGTGGTGCCAAGGTGGACGCTGCTGATATTGCTCCTATTGAGTTTCAGGTGGATGAAGAGACGCAAGGCAAACTACAAGCAGTCAAAGATAAAGCCAATCGTTTGAGCCGTCTGCCTAATGATCGAGTGCTGGATGAGAAGAAAAAGAAATCTGAGAACTTCTTAGGCAAAATCAGTGACTCTATTAGTAATATTGCCCAAAAAATCTTCCCAGAAGAAGAGCGGGTTATCGATGAGAATTTTGTACCGCCTACTTTAGCCAATCGTATTACCCCAGAACAAGTATTAGTAGATAAAAAGGTACCTCTATATGTCTTTGTCTCTGCCGATAAGCCGCGTGATGCCCAAGTCGGCCTAGGTTATGGCACCGACACTGGCGTGCGCGCTACTGCCAAGATAGACTACAACCTAGTAAACCGCAAAGGCTATCAAGCTGGCGCTGAAGTAGAAGCTTCGCGCATCAGCAAAAACGTCACTGTATATGGCAGCCGTCCTTGGAAACATCCTCTTAATGACAAGCTTGAGGCGCGTCTGACTTATGAAGAGGAGGTTATCGATCAAGGTGAGGGTAATTTTGATTTATCCACCAATACCTTAAAAGCTGCGTTAGCTCGCAATATTCGTAAAGAGAGTGGTTGGAATAAGAGCTATTCGCTGCGTTATCGTTTGGATGAGCTAGAGACTGGAGTGGATGAGACAAAGTTAGAGGATTTACCAGTACGTTTTACCTCCTCAAAACCTACTCAGCAAGCACTATTATTCGGTTATGGCATTAACAAAACTAGCGTCAATAATAGTATCAATCCTACCAGCGGATATCGTCAATACTATGGTATTGAGGCGGGCTCTGAGAGCTTACTTAGTGATACTGATTTGGCCATTATTCGGGCTGGTGTCAGTGGTATCTATAGCTTTGGTGTAGATAACAAGCATCAAGTATTAGGAAGTTTCAATGGCGGTTATATCTGGGCGGACGACTTTTATGAGGTGCCTTATAAGCTGCGTTTCTTCGCAGGCGGCGATCAAAGCATTCGCGGTTATGACTACGAGAGCCTTTCGCCATTAGAAAATGGTTATCTAACGGGCGGACAAGTGTTAGCAGTCGGTAGTGCTGAGTACAACTATGAGTTTAGACCAGGGTTTCGCGGCGCTGTATTTACCGATGTGGGCAACGCTTACGACAAAGACTTTAACACTGATACTAAGGTCGGTGTTGGCGTTGGTATCCGCTGGGCGTCTCCTGTCGGAGTAGTGCGTGTCGATGTGGCAGCAGGGGTGACAGAAGATAGTATCCCTGTTCGTTTGCATTTCTTTATTGGCTCGCCTTTATAA
- a CDS encoding alpha/beta hydrolase: MTVTKNAFISTINIHKKAALTMVLIIAPLFISACNTVSVSQQSKAKVISSQRGNIVSDDKLSSNTAATLLSAGLNQQACFQYFDLCLDQLSDSLLDDKYRPELAIFAELHYAKARQLANSEDCRAALARPPIDPYYANAPLDDKQIKTNQQNTETCLISYQQRLFDAIKTSYAYLFYDSLEHDFEGGDGKQKVALIKNRIPNDVDIQTQDIYNAASNDVITQLYQSADNPNKLMGDTKVEYLPATVAVSDSTQAAITNNVALQGEATDQIKVMKMQVDDYNLEVYLPNENNYLKNARERTLALADLTSTYELRLTGLNSISKRPGLGVSFVASLNDRYTTTIRQLLVASLSGRLAQDMADDNKPFNDDDASSRVYPTGHLLMTGLIKPKGKSILEVLASRQLDIHLYNPYRSESTKILGEEYPLAANFSAGYGMWLAENQLDGVGYLNLISRQPQASLPKLFMLEPYDPNKRVLIMLHGLASSPAAWVNLTNDILNDDKLRDNYQVWQIFYPTNLPILENRYQIQQLIEATYKQTDPSGQNRASQNSVIISHSMGGIIARMMLSDDNLVDDLDRLDEEDLLSASEKRQIRDALKQSFGEEKLEKRFKLQSLSQVDTAVFLSTPFRGTDYADRWFTRALRRIVYLPVGLVKTITDNLATLAIQGDIANNPLGALYLQNGASQLSNKSSFIQLTKDITINDRVTYHSIIANNDADITKGLAQMQPDGAKIDLSQAQDEDSDALAANTDDVDNDDSSIDRTPLVAAVTVEGDISQAITERLSDGIVPYTSAHLDGAATETVINGGHSIQQNPQTILTLRRILYEQLKE; this comes from the coding sequence ATGACCGTCACAAAAAATGCTTTTATAAGCACTATAAATATTCACAAAAAAGCGGCGTTAACTATGGTGCTGATTATTGCTCCGCTGTTTATTAGTGCTTGTAATACGGTCTCAGTAAGCCAGCAAAGCAAAGCTAAAGTCATTAGCAGTCAACGGGGTAATATCGTCTCAGATGACAAGCTTAGTAGTAATACTGCCGCCACTTTACTCTCAGCAGGTCTAAATCAGCAAGCTTGTTTTCAATATTTTGATCTTTGTTTAGATCAGCTCTCAGATAGTTTGCTCGATGACAAATATCGACCAGAGCTGGCTATTTTTGCTGAGTTGCATTACGCCAAAGCGCGGCAATTAGCCAATTCAGAGGACTGTAGAGCTGCGCTTGCCCGTCCGCCCATTGACCCTTATTATGCTAACGCTCCGCTTGATGACAAGCAAATTAAGACAAACCAGCAAAACACTGAGACTTGTCTTATCAGCTATCAGCAGCGACTGTTTGACGCCATCAAAACCAGTTATGCTTATCTGTTTTATGACAGTTTAGAGCATGATTTTGAGGGCGGCGATGGTAAGCAGAAAGTAGCACTGATAAAGAACCGTATTCCTAATGATGTAGATATTCAAACCCAAGATATCTACAACGCAGCGAGTAATGACGTCATCACCCAGCTGTATCAATCGGCAGACAATCCAAACAAATTAATGGGCGATACTAAAGTGGAGTATCTGCCAGCGACTGTTGCGGTTAGCGACTCTACCCAAGCGGCTATTACTAATAATGTCGCACTCCAAGGAGAGGCTACGGATCAGATAAAAGTGATGAAAATGCAGGTTGATGATTATAATCTTGAGGTGTATTTGCCTAATGAGAACAATTATCTAAAAAACGCTCGTGAGCGAACCTTAGCTTTAGCAGATCTAACCTCAACTTATGAGCTACGGTTAACCGGTCTTAACTCAATAAGCAAACGCCCCGGACTAGGCGTCAGCTTTGTGGCCTCGTTAAATGATCGCTATACCACTACCATTCGCCAGCTATTGGTGGCCTCATTATCAGGCAGGCTTGCTCAAGATATGGCGGACGATAATAAACCGTTCAATGATGACGATGCCAGCTCACGCGTCTACCCTACCGGTCACCTACTAATGACGGGGCTAATAAAGCCAAAAGGCAAAAGCATATTGGAGGTGTTAGCCAGCCGTCAGCTCGATATTCATCTATATAATCCTTATCGAAGTGAGAGTACTAAAATATTAGGCGAAGAGTATCCACTTGCTGCCAACTTTTCAGCCGGATACGGCATGTGGTTGGCTGAAAATCAGCTTGATGGCGTAGGCTATCTAAACTTAATCTCGCGCCAGCCACAAGCCAGTTTACCTAAGCTATTTATGCTTGAGCCTTATGATCCGAATAAGCGCGTGCTCATTATGCTGCATGGTCTAGCCTCTAGCCCCGCCGCTTGGGTCAATTTGACTAACGATATCCTAAACGATGATAAGCTGCGTGATAATTATCAAGTTTGGCAGATTTTTTATCCGACTAACCTACCTATTTTAGAGAACCGTTACCAAATTCAGCAACTGATTGAAGCGACTTATAAACAAACAGATCCTAGTGGCCAAAACCGTGCGAGCCAAAACAGTGTCATTATCAGTCATAGTATGGGCGGCATCATCGCACGAATGATGTTATCTGATGATAATTTGGTCGATGATTTGGATCGTCTTGATGAAGAAGACCTGCTGAGCGCCAGTGAAAAAAGGCAAATACGGGACGCTTTAAAACAGTCTTTTGGTGAGGAAAAATTAGAAAAGCGCTTCAAGCTACAATCCTTATCACAAGTAGATACTGCCGTATTCTTATCTACGCCATTTCGAGGCACTGACTATGCCGATCGTTGGTTCACGCGAGCGCTGCGCCGTATTGTTTACCTGCCAGTAGGACTAGTAAAAACCATCACCGATAATTTAGCGACTCTAGCTATCCAAGGCGATATAGCCAACAATCCTTTAGGCGCGCTTTATCTACAAAATGGCGCTAGCCAGTTAAGTAATAAATCCTCCTTTATTCAATTAACTAAAGATATCACTATCAATGATCGAGTGACCTATCATTCTATCATCGCCAATAATGATGCCGATATTACTAAAGGCCTAGCGCAGATGCAGCCGGACGGCGCCAAGATAGATTTATCACAAGCACAAGATGAGGATAGCGATGCTTTAGCAGCTAATACTGATGACGTTGATAATGACGATAGCAGTATAGACCGTACGCCTTTAGTAGCGGCTGTCACGGTCGAAGGCGATATCAGTCAGGCTATTACTGAGCGCTTGTCCGATGGCATTGTTCCTTATACCAGTGCACATTTAGACGGCGCGGCGACTGAAACGGTCATCAATGGTGGTCATAGTATTCAACAAAACCCGCAAACGATTCTGACCTTGCGCCGCATACTATATGAGCAGCTTAAGGAATAG
- a CDS encoding MFS transporter, whose product MANQFQLFKRRRFSAMFFTQFLGAFNDNIFKQALILVLTYTAASKLGAEVSILNNLAAMLFILPYFLFSALAGQIADKYEKSKLTRLVKVLEIVIMTVAAIGFVFEWYVLLFVALFLMGTHSTFFGPIKYAYLPQAMQEDELVGANGLFQMGTSLAILLGMIIAGVLTQLPQSLYWIAVTVVLVSVLGYVAARGIPNMPAMQPTLKVNWNIFTTSLATVRYLYSLPFLFFVILGNSWFWFYGATFLTQTPEFSKVILQGDESVVIFLLTLFSVGVSIGSLLCKSLTKNQVSLRLLPFGIAGLSLFAIDLYLSLSGLNIELAGDNLLGISELFGIAGTWRVFVDLFFLGFSGGLYIVPLYASMQAYAPKSHRARIVGANNIFNAVFMVGSAIFAIVLLNSLKLTLPQLFLVTGILNIVFGVFLYLKLKKHQQQALIQTNDAAKNNQ is encoded by the coding sequence ATGGCAAATCAGTTTCAGTTATTCAAACGTCGTCGTTTTAGCGCTATGTTTTTTACTCAGTTTTTGGGTGCATTTAATGACAATATTTTTAAACAGGCACTGATATTAGTATTGACTTATACCGCTGCTAGCAAGCTTGGCGCTGAGGTTAGCATTCTTAATAACTTAGCTGCTATGCTATTTATTTTGCCGTACTTTTTATTCTCAGCGTTAGCAGGACAAATCGCTGATAAGTACGAGAAGTCTAAATTGACGCGCTTAGTCAAAGTCCTTGAGATCGTCATTATGACGGTTGCCGCTATTGGCTTTGTGTTTGAGTGGTATGTGCTGCTGTTTGTGGCGCTATTTTTGATGGGTACGCACTCTACTTTTTTTGGTCCTATTAAATACGCTTATTTGCCGCAGGCCATGCAAGAAGATGAGCTGGTCGGTGCTAATGGCCTATTTCAAATGGGCACATCCTTAGCTATTTTATTAGGTATGATCATCGCTGGGGTATTGACGCAGTTGCCGCAGTCGCTGTATTGGATCGCAGTAACGGTGGTATTGGTATCGGTATTGGGTTATGTGGCGGCGCGCGGTATTCCAAACATGCCAGCGATGCAGCCTACTCTTAAGGTTAATTGGAATATTTTTACCACCAGTTTAGCGACAGTGCGCTATTTATACTCGCTACCGTTTTTATTCTTTGTCATCTTAGGCAATAGCTGGTTTTGGTTTTATGGCGCTACCTTTTTGACGCAGACCCCTGAATTTAGCAAAGTAATATTGCAAGGCGATGAGTCAGTAGTGATATTTCTGCTAACCTTATTTTCAGTTGGAGTCTCTATTGGCTCTTTGTTGTGTAAGAGTTTGACCAAAAATCAGGTAAGTTTACGCCTATTACCCTTTGGTATTGCTGGATTAAGCCTATTTGCTATAGATCTTTATTTATCGTTATCAGGGCTTAATATAGAGCTTGCTGGCGATAATTTATTAGGCATTAGCGAGTTATTTGGCATTGCTGGAACTTGGCGCGTTTTTGTAGATTTATTTTTTTTAGGGTTTAGTGGCGGCTTATATATCGTGCCTTTATATGCCTCAATGCAGGCTTATGCCCCTAAGAGCCACCGGGCGCGCATCGTTGGGGCTAATAATATTTTTAATGCTGTTTTTATGGTAGGTTCTGCCATTTTTGCTATTGTGTTATTAAATAGCTTAAAGCTAACACTGCCGCAGTTGTTTTTGGTGACTGGAATACTTAATATTGTTTTTGGAGTATTTTTATATCTAAAACTAAAAAAACATCAGCAGCAAGCGCTTATTCAAACCAACGATGCTGCCAAAAATAATCAATAG